One window from the genome of Halomicrobium zhouii encodes:
- a CDS encoding type IV pilin, which yields MGVRDSWNELGTGGKILVGLVVGGVVVVVGLILLLILAAVIGSFVLGMGEPSTATAMPQVTFSVEYDAAAETAEITHDGGDAIPADELSVETGDRTVAWDDGDGEVTAGESVAVDASPGTTVSVVWNGDGESAVLSRTTVE from the coding sequence ATGGGTGTTCGTGACAGCTGGAACGAACTCGGAACGGGTGGAAAGATACTGGTCGGCCTGGTAGTCGGTGGGGTGGTCGTCGTGGTGGGGCTGATCCTGCTCCTCATCCTCGCCGCGGTTATCGGGTCCTTCGTCCTCGGGATGGGGGAGCCGTCCACCGCGACGGCGATGCCGCAGGTCACGTTCTCCGTGGAGTACGACGCGGCTGCGGAAACCGCCGAGATAACTCACGACGGCGGTGACGCGATCCCGGCGGACGAACTCAGCGTCGAGACTGGTGACCGAACGGTCGCGTGGGACGACGGAGACGGTGAGGTGACGGCTGGCGAATCGGTAGCGGTTGACGCCAGCCCGGGGACGACCGTTAGCGTGGTCTGGAACGGCGACGGCGAATCGGCGGTCCTCTCACGAACCACTGTCGAGTGA
- a CDS encoding undecaprenyl-diphosphate phosphatase, whose product MNETLIAVLLGVVQGILEWLPVSSEGGVAIVVTGLTGASPAVATRFALFLHAGTALSALAYYRGEVATVLREVPSWRPRTAFDRDRADLSFLVLATLATGVTGLPAYVLLDALVNDLTGGAFVALVGGLLVLTGLLQRFAESVALDPRATPDWLDAVLVGALQGLAILPGVSRSGTTVSALLLRGHEGESSLRLSFLLSIPAALAANVLVLVDDGVPAISPSAAVLAVAVSAVVGYLTVGALVALVRRVPFWAVCVGFGSLGVFGGALLIV is encoded by the coding sequence ATGAACGAGACGCTGATCGCCGTCCTCCTCGGGGTCGTCCAGGGGATTCTGGAGTGGCTCCCGGTCTCCAGCGAGGGGGGCGTCGCCATCGTGGTGACCGGGCTCACCGGCGCCTCGCCCGCCGTCGCCACCCGGTTCGCGCTCTTTCTCCACGCCGGCACCGCGCTCTCGGCGCTGGCGTACTACCGGGGCGAGGTGGCAACGGTCCTCCGGGAAGTGCCATCGTGGCGTCCGCGGACCGCCTTCGACCGCGACCGCGCCGACCTGTCCTTCCTCGTCCTTGCGACGCTGGCGACGGGCGTGACCGGCCTCCCGGCGTACGTCCTGCTCGACGCGCTCGTGAACGACCTGACCGGCGGGGCGTTCGTCGCCCTCGTCGGCGGCCTGCTCGTGTTGACCGGGCTCCTCCAGCGCTTCGCGGAGTCGGTCGCGCTGGACCCGCGCGCTACGCCGGACTGGCTCGACGCCGTCCTGGTGGGTGCGCTCCAGGGACTCGCTATCCTCCCCGGCGTCTCGCGCTCGGGAACCACCGTCAGCGCGCTGTTGCTCCGGGGCCACGAGGGCGAGTCCTCGCTTCGACTCTCCTTCCTGCTGTCGATTCCGGCGGCGCTGGCGGCGAACGTCCTCGTCCTCGTCGACGACGGCGTCCCGGCCATCTCGCCGTCGGCCGCCGTCCTCGCGGTCGCCGTCAGCGCCGTCGTCGGCTACCTCACCGTCGGCGCGCTCGTCGCGCTCGTCCGCCGGGTCCCCTTCTGGGCGGTGTGCGTCGGCTTCGGCTCGCTCGGCGTTTTCGGCGGCGCGCTGTTAATCGTCTGA
- a CDS encoding tRNA pseudouridine(54/55) synthase Pus10, protein MTILEDARAALDTGPLCDPCLGRPFADRSFGLTNAERGRALRTTLALDDDEPYEASEDCWVCEMETAEYDRLAERAAAAVRGYEFETYQLGTRVPPLLEENDHLLWEEVGIDDDEGEALKTEFNREVGKRVGELTGAEVDFERPDIQLLLDLATDEIEVNVNSAFVYGRYRKLVRDIPQTEWPCNECHETGIKRGEECPGCDGTGYRYDESVEELTAPVVLEAMDGEEAVFHGAGREDVDALMLGGGRPFVIEVKQPRERDVDVEQLQEDINEFADGKAEVEGLRRATYDMVERVKGHEASKTYRMDVEFDEPVDEDQLLAALDALEGATIEQETPQRVDHRRASLVRTREVYAAGGELVDDRHADLEIHGAGGLYVKELVSSDEGRTEPSLSGELGVDAVVTALDVLDVEGEEEAFEQPEFFRDGDGTASGESA, encoded by the coding sequence ATGACGATACTCGAAGACGCGCGCGCGGCGCTCGACACCGGCCCCCTCTGTGATCCCTGTCTGGGCCGGCCGTTCGCCGACCGCAGCTTCGGCCTCACCAACGCCGAGCGAGGGCGGGCGCTCCGGACGACGCTGGCGCTCGACGACGACGAACCGTACGAGGCGAGCGAGGACTGCTGGGTCTGCGAGATGGAGACCGCCGAGTACGACCGCCTGGCCGAACGCGCCGCGGCGGCCGTCCGGGGCTACGAGTTCGAGACCTACCAGCTCGGGACGCGCGTCCCGCCGCTGCTCGAGGAGAACGACCACCTGCTCTGGGAGGAGGTCGGGATCGACGACGACGAGGGCGAGGCGCTGAAGACGGAGTTCAACCGCGAAGTCGGCAAGCGCGTCGGGGAGCTGACCGGCGCAGAGGTGGACTTCGAGCGCCCCGATATCCAGTTACTCCTCGACCTGGCGACCGACGAAATCGAGGTGAACGTCAACTCCGCGTTCGTCTACGGCCGGTACCGCAAGCTCGTCCGGGACATCCCCCAGACCGAGTGGCCCTGTAACGAGTGCCACGAGACGGGGATCAAGCGCGGCGAGGAGTGTCCGGGCTGCGACGGGACAGGCTACCGCTACGACGAGAGCGTCGAGGAACTGACCGCGCCAGTCGTACTGGAGGCGATGGACGGCGAGGAGGCGGTGTTCCACGGCGCCGGTCGTGAGGACGTCGACGCGCTGATGCTCGGCGGCGGGCGGCCGTTCGTCATCGAGGTCAAGCAGCCCCGCGAGCGGGACGTCGACGTCGAGCAGTTGCAGGAGGACATCAACGAGTTCGCCGACGGGAAGGCCGAGGTCGAGGGCCTCCGCCGGGCGACCTACGACATGGTCGAGCGCGTCAAGGGACACGAGGCCTCCAAGACCTACCGGATGGACGTGGAGTTCGACGAGCCCGTCGACGAGGACCAGCTACTGGCCGCCCTCGACGCGCTCGAAGGCGCGACCATCGAACAGGAGACGCCCCAGCGCGTCGACCACCGGCGCGCGTCGCTCGTCCGCACGCGCGAAGTGTACGCCGCGGGCGGTGAACTGGTCGACGACCGCCACGCGGACCTGGAGATTCACGGTGCCGGCGGGCTGTACGTCAAGGAACTCGTCTCCAGCGACGAGGGACGGACCGAACCGAGTCTCTCCGGCGAACTCGGCGTCGACGCCGTCGTGACCGCGCTGGACGTCCTCGACGTCGAGGGCGAGGAGGAGGCGTTCGAACAGCCCGAGTTCTTCCGCGACGGCGACGGAACCGCGTCCGGCGAGTCGGCGTAA
- a CDS encoding ABC transporter permease — translation MAIDVGEDVGRGTEDEETFVPLVGWDLRRAGRGAIGIVAFVVLWWLASLVQPAYVLPAPPAVATAFYAEAASGAITDALASSVLHWVPGAVVGTGLGILAGIVLGWSRLADDVSAPVVRTLRPVPPLALIGFAIAWFGINHVGAAFIIAVGAFWINFYATYGGVEGVSADLLDVARSLDVRTDRELVRSVVIPAASPEILTGVRTGIGRCWMLVVASEIFGVPGIGREILRASNNLQVDVVITYILVLSVMFLLVDTAFRAVQRRVLAWR, via the coding sequence ATGGCAATCGACGTCGGCGAAGATGTCGGACGAGGAACGGAGGACGAGGAGACGTTCGTCCCGCTCGTGGGGTGGGATCTCCGCCGCGCTGGCCGCGGCGCGATCGGGATCGTGGCGTTCGTCGTACTGTGGTGGCTGGCGTCGCTCGTCCAGCCTGCCTACGTTCTCCCGGCGCCGCCGGCCGTCGCAACGGCGTTCTACGCCGAGGCCGCCTCGGGTGCGATCACGGACGCCCTCGCGAGCAGCGTCCTCCACTGGGTTCCGGGCGCCGTCGTCGGGACGGGGCTGGGCATTCTCGCCGGCATCGTCCTCGGATGGAGCCGGCTGGCAGACGACGTCTCCGCCCCGGTCGTGCGAACGCTCCGGCCGGTCCCGCCGCTCGCGCTCATCGGCTTCGCCATCGCCTGGTTCGGGATCAACCACGTCGGCGCCGCCTTCATCATCGCCGTCGGCGCGTTCTGGATCAACTTCTACGCCACGTACGGCGGCGTCGAGGGCGTCTCGGCGGACCTCCTCGACGTCGCGCGGAGCCTGGACGTCCGGACGGACCGCGAACTCGTGCGGTCGGTCGTTATCCCCGCCGCCTCGCCGGAGATACTCACCGGCGTCAGGACGGGGATCGGTCGGTGCTGGATGCTCGTCGTCGCCTCGGAGATCTTCGGCGTCCCCGGCATCGGGCGGGAGATACTGCGGGCCTCGAACAACCTCCAGGTCGACGTCGTCATCACCTACATCCTCGTGTTGAGCGTCATGTTCCTCCTCGTGGACACGGCGTTCCGCGCGGTCCAGCGGAGGGTTCTGGCGTGGCGGTAG
- a CDS encoding nuclear transport factor 2 family protein has translation MSEADRTELIDAYFDAMDAEDLELVRPALADDVVFESLSGPLEGFSGFETYMNELRGLSDTDHELTNLVHGDDATAVEGTVTGESDDGPVETDFCDVFEFDADDEAMTRIAVYLNDA, from the coding sequence ATGTCAGAAGCAGACCGAACCGAACTGATCGACGCGTATTTCGACGCGATGGACGCCGAGGACCTGGAGCTCGTTCGGCCGGCCCTCGCCGACGACGTGGTGTTCGAATCGCTCTCGGGCCCACTGGAGGGATTCTCCGGCTTCGAGACGTACATGAACGAACTCCGCGGACTCTCGGACACCGACCACGAGCTGACCAACCTGGTCCACGGCGATGACGCCACGGCCGTGGAGGGCACCGTCACCGGCGAGAGCGACGACGGCCCGGTCGAGACCGACTTCTGTGACGTCTTCGAGTTCGACGCCGACGACGAGGCGATGACCAGAATCGCCGTCTACCTCAACGACGCGTAG
- a CDS encoding aldo/keto reductase, with amino-acid sequence MEYQRLGETGLEVSPLCLGTWRFGQENDGVMETDREAAHELLDAFADRGGNFIDTANGYGEGRSEKWIGEWLADRDREDFVVASKCYWSNVSRFQENLSRKNVRAEVEGSLDRLDTDYLDVLYLHRFDDETPIERTLRTVDDLVSEGKVHHVGLSTADAWKLTKGLWQADVNNYEAFTVTQPLFHAAYYEDVAEYLDVCADQNLAVCPYSPLAGGFLTGKYERAGDGTYELDAPEDTRAALDDRFLDFYVSERGWHVLDEVRAIADEVDATPAQVALRWLMDQPDFDCVPIVGARTVEQLDENVGALDVELSDDQFARIEDARYDDSGALYQSST; translated from the coding sequence ATGGAGTATCAGCGACTCGGCGAGACGGGACTCGAGGTATCACCGCTCTGCCTGGGCACCTGGCGCTTCGGCCAGGAGAACGACGGCGTGATGGAGACGGACCGCGAGGCGGCCCACGAGTTGCTCGACGCCTTCGCCGACCGCGGGGGGAACTTCATCGACACGGCCAACGGCTACGGCGAGGGCCGCAGTGAGAAATGGATCGGCGAGTGGCTCGCGGACCGCGACCGCGAGGACTTCGTGGTCGCATCGAAGTGCTACTGGTCGAACGTCTCGCGCTTCCAGGAGAACCTCTCGCGCAAGAACGTTCGCGCCGAAGTCGAGGGGTCGCTCGACAGGCTCGACACCGACTATCTCGACGTCCTCTACCTCCATCGCTTCGACGACGAGACGCCCATCGAGCGCACGCTCCGCACCGTCGACGACCTGGTCTCGGAGGGGAAGGTCCACCACGTCGGCCTCTCGACGGCCGACGCGTGGAAGCTCACGAAGGGACTCTGGCAGGCCGACGTGAACAACTACGAGGCCTTCACCGTCACCCAGCCGCTGTTCCACGCCGCCTACTACGAGGACGTGGCCGAGTACCTCGACGTCTGCGCCGACCAGAACCTGGCCGTCTGCCCCTACTCGCCGCTGGCCGGCGGGTTCCTGACGGGCAAGTACGAGCGCGCGGGCGACGGGACGTACGAACTCGACGCGCCCGAGGACACCCGGGCCGCCCTCGACGACCGGTTCCTGGACTTCTACGTCTCGGAGCGGGGCTGGCACGTCCTCGACGAGGTCCGGGCCATCGCCGACGAAGTCGACGCGACGCCGGCCCAGGTCGCACTTCGATGGCTGATGGACCAGCCGGACTTCGACTGCGTTCCGATCGTCGGTGCGCGAACGGTCGAGCAGCTCGACGAGAACGTCGGCGCTCTCGACGTCGAACTGAGCGACGACCAGTTCGCACGGATCGAAGACGCGCGCTACGACGACTCGGGCGCGCTGTATCAGAGTAGTACGTGA
- a CDS encoding ABC transporter ATP-binding protein: MAVDGTEPEQARVVVDGVSKQFPGANGPVRALADVSFTVDPGEFICVVGPSGSGKTTLFRIIAGLEEATEGTVSLRGEPIEGPDADLGIVFQEYHLFPWRTVEGNVGFGPEKRGVPADERDRRVRELLDLVGLDGFADRYPKELSGGMKQRVALARALALDPTLLLMDEPFGALDAQTKAMLQDELLDIWSETGKTILFVTHDVEEAVRLADRVVVMGIEPGHVREVVDVDLDRPRTRSDEAFGQYYERILDLIES; encoded by the coding sequence GTGGCGGTAGACGGGACCGAACCCGAGCAGGCGCGCGTCGTCGTCGACGGCGTCAGCAAACAGTTCCCCGGGGCGAACGGTCCCGTGCGGGCGCTGGCGGACGTCTCCTTCACGGTCGACCCCGGGGAGTTCATCTGCGTCGTGGGTCCGTCGGGGTCGGGGAAGACCACGCTCTTTCGAATCATCGCCGGGCTGGAGGAGGCCACCGAGGGGACCGTCTCGCTACGCGGCGAGCCGATAGAGGGCCCCGACGCGGACCTGGGGATCGTCTTCCAGGAGTACCACCTGTTCCCGTGGCGGACTGTCGAGGGGAACGTGGGATTCGGTCCCGAGAAGCGGGGCGTGCCGGCGGACGAGCGCGACCGGCGCGTCCGGGAACTGCTCGACCTGGTCGGCCTGGACGGATTCGCCGACAGGTATCCCAAGGAACTCTCCGGCGGGATGAAACAGCGCGTCGCGCTCGCACGCGCCCTCGCGCTCGACCCGACGCTCCTCCTGATGGACGAACCGTTCGGGGCACTCGACGCACAGACGAAGGCGATGCTCCAGGACGAACTGCTCGACATCTGGTCGGAGACGGGCAAGACGATCCTGTTCGTCACCCACGACGTCGAGGAGGCCGTCAGACTCGCCGACCGGGTCGTCGTCATGGGCATCGAACCGGGCCACGTCCGGGAAGTCGTCGACGTGGACCTCGACCGGCCCCGGACGCGCTCCGACGAGGCGTTCGGGCAGTACTACGAGCGGATTCTCGACCTCATCGAGTCGTAG
- a CDS encoding ABC transporter substrate-binding protein, producing MTSDSQRLSRRAYLAGAGAAATVGLAGCVDLGGSDELTLAHMPIFPDLQYYVMEAEGYLDDVDATIESREFTDGPAIVQAFGGDELDVAMFGVVPSMIVIDRGIPAKVTATNIKEPMAIMAHEEFHSMWDEHGADAFGVWEEEKGRKFRFGTFPQGSVPDVLLRYWLQSEVGVDPTEAAEILEISGANAVWQAIANGEVDGTSIMEPVPTRADQEGSPVSTFRTAADIMPGQPAAVTLMRDEVRNSPVATQFLEAHVNATEFIDANPEGTAQIVEDSLGMPADQALAALQGPLSNFVTDPHEIENGTEIFAEFAHENGQIDEQLSLDQIFDYSVYEGL from the coding sequence ATGACGAGTGACTCGCAACGGCTCTCGCGACGTGCGTATCTCGCGGGTGCCGGCGCTGCGGCGACTGTCGGTCTCGCTGGCTGTGTCGACCTGGGTGGGTCGGACGAACTGACGCTCGCGCACATGCCCATCTTCCCCGACCTGCAGTACTACGTGATGGAGGCCGAGGGGTACCTCGACGACGTCGACGCGACGATCGAGAGTCGCGAGTTCACCGACGGACCCGCGATCGTCCAGGCGTTCGGCGGCGACGAACTCGACGTCGCCATGTTCGGCGTCGTCCCGTCGATGATCGTCATCGACCGGGGTATCCCGGCGAAGGTGACCGCGACGAACATCAAGGAGCCGATGGCGATCATGGCTCACGAGGAGTTCCACTCGATGTGGGACGAGCACGGGGCCGACGCCTTCGGCGTCTGGGAGGAGGAGAAGGGCCGGAAGTTCCGCTTCGGTACCTTCCCGCAGGGGTCGGTGCCGGACGTCCTCCTTCGGTACTGGCTCCAGTCGGAGGTCGGTGTCGACCCCACGGAGGCCGCGGAGATACTCGAGATCAGCGGCGCCAACGCCGTGTGGCAGGCCATCGCCAACGGCGAGGTCGACGGGACGTCGATCATGGAACCGGTCCCGACGCGGGCCGACCAGGAGGGCTCGCCGGTCAGTACCTTCCGGACGGCCGCCGACATCATGCCCGGACAGCCGGCCGCCGTGACGTTGATGCGCGACGAGGTCAGGAACTCCCCGGTGGCGACGCAGTTCCTCGAGGCCCACGTGAACGCGACGGAGTTCATCGACGCGAACCCGGAGGGGACGGCACAGATCGTCGAAGACTCGCTGGGGATGCCGGCCGACCAGGCCCTGGCGGCGCTCCAGGGGCCGCTGTCGAACTTCGTCACCGACCCGCACGAGATCGAGAACGGGACGGAGATATTCGCGGAGTTCGCCCACGAGAACGGCCAAATCGACGAACAGCTCTCCCTCGATCAGATATTCGACTACAGCGTCTACGAGGGCCTGTAA
- a CDS encoding ABC transporter ATP-binding protein has product MPPGPGKGGDEEFEDLRAEDGNAMVRLFGEYGRGERVRFGVGGLASVFSTLMELLPAFLLGVAIDSFLLDDRAFRLPYVPQAVLPDEPMGQFVLLASILGGSYVMGAALGWVNSWAWNGFAQHFQHAVRVDAYDAMQRRELSFFDDRQTGEVMSILNNDVNQLEGFLTNSLNTGIGIVFRVGGMGAVMLALNWRLGLIPAVIIPALGYASYVFVERIHPKYQSVRSAVGKLNSQLENNLGGIEVVKSYTTEAAETDRVAESSRSYLDAQWDAISTRILFWPTLRLLTAAGYMATFLVGGYWVMVNRGLLGPPLPFFNGPGLTGGLLVTYLLYTRRFMWPMRQFGQIINDYQYAEAAGERIVGLLDTPPGITDADDAADLDEVAGRVEYDDVSFGYQTTDGEQEQVLRDVSFDVEPGEMVGLVGPTGAGKTTLMKLLMRMYDADDGAVRVDGRDVRNVTLRSLRDAVGYVSQEPYLFYGSVRENIGYSRPGATDEEIVAAAKAAGAHEFVVDLQDGYDTTVGERGVKLSGGQRQRVSIARAVLKDPEILILDEATSHVDNETEAVIQDSLRDLVADRTTFAIAHRLSTVRHADTILVLDDGELVERGTHDDLLARDGLYATLWRVQVGEVDALPQEFLDRAASYSPQPGDGDD; this is encoded by the coding sequence ATGCCACCGGGACCCGGGAAGGGGGGCGACGAAGAGTTCGAGGACCTCCGGGCCGAGGACGGGAACGCGATGGTTCGCCTGTTCGGCGAGTACGGGCGCGGCGAGCGGGTGCGCTTCGGCGTCGGCGGCCTGGCGAGCGTCTTCTCGACGCTGATGGAGCTCCTCCCCGCCTTCCTCCTCGGCGTGGCCATCGACTCGTTCCTCCTCGACGACCGCGCGTTCCGGCTCCCGTACGTCCCGCAGGCCGTGCTCCCGGATGAGCCGATGGGACAGTTCGTCCTCCTCGCCAGTATCCTCGGGGGGTCGTACGTCATGGGAGCAGCCCTGGGCTGGGTGAACAGCTGGGCGTGGAACGGCTTCGCCCAGCACTTCCAGCACGCGGTCCGGGTCGACGCCTACGACGCGATGCAGCGCCGGGAGCTGTCGTTCTTCGACGACCGCCAGACCGGCGAGGTCATGTCCATCCTCAACAACGACGTCAACCAGCTCGAGGGCTTTCTCACGAACAGCCTCAACACCGGTATCGGCATCGTCTTCCGCGTCGGCGGGATGGGCGCCGTGATGCTGGCGCTCAACTGGCGACTGGGGCTCATCCCGGCGGTCATCATCCCCGCACTCGGCTACGCCAGCTACGTGTTCGTCGAGCGCATCCACCCGAAGTACCAGTCCGTCCGGTCGGCGGTCGGGAAGCTCAACTCCCAGCTGGAGAACAACCTGGGCGGCATCGAGGTCGTCAAGTCCTACACCACGGAGGCCGCCGAGACCGACCGCGTCGCCGAGTCCTCCCGGAGCTATCTCGACGCCCAGTGGGACGCCATCTCGACGCGCATCCTGTTCTGGCCGACGCTCCGACTGCTCACCGCCGCCGGCTACATGGCCACCTTCCTCGTTGGCGGCTACTGGGTGATGGTGAACCGCGGCCTGCTCGGTCCGCCCCTGCCCTTCTTCAACGGTCCGGGACTCACCGGCGGCCTGCTGGTCACGTACCTGCTGTACACCCGGCGGTTCATGTGGCCGATGCGCCAGTTCGGACAGATCATCAACGACTACCAGTACGCGGAGGCCGCCGGCGAGCGCATCGTCGGCCTGCTCGACACGCCGCCGGGGATCACCGACGCCGACGACGCGGCCGACCTCGACGAGGTCGCTGGCCGCGTCGAGTACGACGACGTGAGTTTTGGCTACCAGACCACCGACGGGGAGCAAGAGCAGGTCCTCCGGGACGTCTCCTTCGACGTCGAACCGGGCGAGATGGTCGGGCTCGTCGGCCCGACGGGCGCCGGCAAGACGACGCTGATGAAGCTCCTGATGCGAATGTACGACGCGGACGACGGCGCGGTCAGGGTCGACGGCCGCGACGTCAGAAACGTGACGCTGCGGAGTCTGCGCGACGCCGTCGGTTACGTCAGCCAGGAGCCGTACCTGTTCTACGGCAGCGTCCGGGAGAACATCGGCTACAGCCGACCGGGGGCGACCGACGAGGAGATCGTCGCGGCGGCGAAGGCAGCGGGCGCCCACGAGTTCGTCGTCGACCTGCAAGACGGCTACGACACCACCGTCGGTGAGCGCGGCGTCAAGCTCTCGGGCGGCCAGCGCCAGCGCGTCTCCATCGCCCGCGCGGTCCTCAAGGACCCGGAAATCCTGATCCTCGACGAGGCCACGTCCCACGTCGACAACGAGACCGAGGCAGTCATCCAGGACAGCCTGCGCGACCTCGTCGCGGACCGGACGACGTTCGCCATCGCCCACCGGCTCTCGACGGTTCGCCACGCCGATACGATCCTCGTCCTCGACGACGGCGAACTCGTCGAACGCGGCACCCACGACGACCTCCTGGCCCGCGACGGGCTCTACGCCACCCTCTGGCGCGTCCAGGTCGGCGAGGTCGACGCGCTCCCCCAGGAGTTCCTCGACCGGGCGGCGAGTTACTCGCCACAGCCCGGCGACGGAGACGACTGA
- a CDS encoding DUF488 family protein, N3 subclade encodes MAGTLTDTYVAAIQHDLVDLPEGARRVGVVRKPTPWFHGVVDENRPALGPPRDLLAAFQEREEGFKLDGMCDEGAHNAAWEELDFAERYREHLRSDEARTALAALRDALADGTDIALVCYENTDKKRCHRTILRDVLAGSDD; translated from the coding sequence GTGGCTGGCACACTTACCGACACCTACGTCGCGGCCATCCAGCACGACCTCGTGGATCTTCCCGAGGGCGCGCGCCGGGTCGGCGTCGTCCGGAAGCCGACGCCCTGGTTCCACGGAGTGGTCGACGAGAACCGCCCGGCGCTGGGCCCGCCGCGGGACCTGCTGGCGGCGTTCCAGGAGCGCGAGGAGGGGTTCAAACTCGACGGGATGTGCGACGAGGGCGCGCACAACGCCGCGTGGGAGGAACTCGACTTCGCCGAGCGGTACCGGGAACACCTCAGGAGCGACGAGGCCAGAACCGCGCTCGCAGCGTTGCGTGACGCGCTCGCCGACGGCACTGACATCGCCCTCGTCTGTTACGAGAACACCGACAAGAAGCGGTGTCATCGGACGATCCTCCGCGACGTGCTGGCGGGGAGTGACGACTAG
- a CDS encoding mechanosensitive ion channel family protein has translation MQSNGTLGTMWEGIEGLPDWQGFLVVVGGAVLTAALLQIAGDRYLKRVTARIPGEVDDVVLRGVHPALYLTVAIGGVFVGVDLFDLAETDAATLEAAVLSLVTVIWLVTLVRVGRKVSNAVTDNRYLDRQVVPIFQNVWSAVVVGVAGFLLLTYWGIDVTPLLASAGVAGIVVGLAARDTIANFFGSLALYVDGTYKVGDYVVLDSGERGRVEDISVRSTVIRTRDDILITVPNATLNNAAIVNESTPRRKRRIRVPVGVAYGSDLDEVEEILLDVAASTESVLDRPSPRVRFRQFGDSALEHELLCWVPNPALRARVTHHLNRGIYQRFQEANVEIPFPQRDVRLSSAAAGGEDGTASPASTDGIQANSDVPGDPRVDS, from the coding sequence ATGCAATCGAACGGGACGCTGGGGACGATGTGGGAGGGGATTGAGGGCCTGCCGGACTGGCAGGGATTCCTCGTCGTGGTCGGCGGTGCGGTTCTGACCGCCGCCCTGCTCCAGATAGCCGGCGACCGGTACCTCAAGCGGGTCACGGCCCGGATTCCGGGGGAGGTGGACGACGTCGTCCTGCGAGGCGTCCACCCCGCGCTCTACCTGACGGTCGCCATCGGGGGCGTGTTCGTCGGCGTCGACCTGTTCGACCTGGCCGAGACCGACGCCGCGACGCTCGAGGCCGCGGTCCTCTCGCTCGTGACTGTCATCTGGCTGGTGACGCTGGTCCGCGTCGGTCGGAAGGTGTCGAACGCCGTCACCGACAACCGCTACCTCGACCGGCAGGTGGTCCCCATCTTCCAGAACGTCTGGAGCGCCGTCGTCGTCGGCGTCGCCGGATTCCTCCTGCTCACCTACTGGGGCATCGACGTCACGCCGCTGCTGGCCTCGGCCGGCGTCGCCGGTATCGTCGTCGGCCTCGCCGCCCGCGACACCATCGCGAACTTCTTCGGGTCGCTGGCGCTGTACGTCGACGGCACGTACAAGGTCGGCGACTACGTCGTGCTCGACTCCGGCGAACGCGGCCGCGTCGAGGACATCTCCGTGCGCTCGACGGTCATCAGAACGCGCGACGACATCCTCATCACCGTCCCCAACGCCACGCTGAACAACGCGGCCATCGTCAACGAGTCGACGCCCCGACGGAAGCGCCGCATCCGCGTCCCCGTCGGCGTCGCCTACGGCAGCGACCTCGACGAGGTCGAGGAGATTCTGCTCGACGTCGCAGCATCGACGGAGAGCGTCCTCGACCGCCCCAGCCCGCGCGTCCGCTTTCGGCAGTTCGGCGACTCCGCCCTGGAGCACGAACTGCTGTGCTGGGTGCCCAATCCGGCGCTACGGGCCCGCGTCACGCACCACCTCAACAGGGGGATCTACCAGCGGTTCCAGGAGGCGAACGTCGAGATTCCGTTCCCGCAACGCGACGTCAGGTTGTCGTCGGCCGCCGCCGGTGGCGAGGACGGGACGGCGTCGCCCGCCTCGACCGACGGAATCCAGGCTAATAGCGACGTTCCGGGGGACCCGCGGGTCGACTCCTGA